The genomic DNA AGAAAGGGTGAATAAGATGCTGGTGGCGCAAAATATCTGTAAAAGGTTTGGCAATAATGAAGTGTTACGAGATGTAAGCCTAAAGGTAAAGCAAGGGGAAGTTGTTGTAATTATTGGTCCCAGCGGTTCCGGGAAAAGTACCTTTTTACGTTGCTTAAATTATTTGGAGACTATTGAGGAAGGCTTTATTACAATCAATGAGAAACCCTTAGGCAAGAGAAGACTGAGCAATGGAAGGCTAGTGGAAGATACTAAGAAAAATATTTACGAGATGCGCAGTCAGATCGGCATGGTTTTTCAGCATTTTAATCTCTTCCCCCATAAGACAGCCTTGGAGAATGTTATGGAAGGCCCAATAGTCGTGCACAAAGTTTCCTTAGAGGAGGCTCAAAAGAGGGGAATGAAACTTTTGTCCAAGGTAGGCCTA from Bacillota bacterium LX-D includes the following:
- a CDS encoding amino acid ABC transporter ATP-binding protein — its product is MLVAQNICKRFGNNEVLRDVSLKVKQGEVVVIIGPSGSGKSTFLRCLNYLETIEEGFITINEKPLGKRRLSNGRLVEDTKKNIYEMRSQIGMVFQHFNLFPHKTALENVMEGPIVVHKVSLEEAQKRGMKLLSKVGLADKANAYPSQLSGGQKQRVAIARSLAMQPQIMLFDEPTSALDPELVGEVLEVIKELAREGMTMIIVTHEMSFAREVADRILFMDQGRILEEASPQALFTNPKHSRTQEFLRKAL